DNA from Pseudomonas putida:
ACCGCTGATGCGCACCTTGGCCGCCGCCGTGCTGAGCCTGGTCATCGGCGCTCCGGCCGCCATGGCAGACGCACCGGTCAGCCTGACCATGTACAACGGTCAGCACAAGGAAATCGGCGAAGCCATCGCCAAGGCCTACGAGGCCAAGACCGGTATTCATATCGACATCCGCAAGGGCAGCAGCAACCAGCTGGCCAGCCAGATCATCGAGGAAGGCGACCGTTCGCCGGCCGACATCATCTACACCGAAGAGTCCCCACCCCTGAACAACCTGGGCGAACTGGGCCTGCTGGCCAAGATCGACGACGCCACCGCGAACATGATGCCCAAGGAGTACGTTGGCGCCAACGGTACCTGGATGGGTATCACGGCCCGTACGCGCATCGTGGTGTACAACCCGAAGAAGGTCGACGAAAAAGACCTGCCAACCACGGTGATGGACTTCGCCAACCCTGAGTGGGAAGGCCGCGTCGGCTACGTGCCCACCAGTGGTGCGTTCCAGGAGCAGGCCGTGGCCATTCTGAAGATGCATGGCCGCGAAGCCACCGAAGAATGGCTGACCGGCCTGAAAGCTTTCGGCAAGACCTACACCAACAACATGGTCGCCCTCAAAGCCGTGGAAAAAGGCGAAGTGGCGGCGGTCCTGGTGAACAATTACTACTGGTACGCGCTTGAACGCGAGCGCGGCAAGCTGGACACCAAGCTCTACTACCTGGCCGACGGCGATGCCGGCAACCTGGTCACCATCTCTGGCGCGGCCGTGGTCAAGGCCAGCAAGCACCCGAAAGAAGCCCAGGCTCTGCTCAACTGGATGGCCAGCGAAGAGGGCCAACGCGTGATTACCCAGACTACCGCCGAGTACCCGCTGCACAAGGGCATGGTTTCGGACCGTGGCCTGAAGCCGTTCAACGAGCTGCGCCCGCCGAACATCTCGCCAGCCGACCTGGGTAATGCCGAAGAAGCCATCGAGCTCGAGCGCGAGGTCGGTCTGCTCTGATGACTGCCGCCCTGTCCGAACCGGCGCCGGTACGCTTCGTTCCGCGCCGCAAGCGCCCGTCCATCTGGGTGGTGCTGCCTGTGCTGTTCCTGGTGGCGATGAGCTTGCTGCCACTGGCTTACGTCGCCATCAAAGCCTGGGAAGCAGGCTGGCGCGAAGCCTTGCACCTGCTGTGGCGGCCCTTTGTCTGGGGGCTGATGCGCAACACCCTGATGCTGATGGTCGGGGTGACACTGACCTGCATGGTGGTCGGCCTGGCGCTGGCCTGGTTGCTGGAGCGCAGCAACCTGGCCGGCCGTCGGCTGTGGGGCGTGGTGTTGTGCCTGCCGTTCGCCGTGCCATCGTTCGTCAGCAGCTTCACCTGGGTGTCGCTGAGCTCGAACTTCGAAGGCCTTGGCGGGGCGATCATGGTCATGGCCCTGTCCAAGTACCCGCTGGTGTTCCTGCCTGTTGCCGCGACCCTGCGCAACCTCGACACCTCGCTTGAGGAATCGGCGCGCACCCTGGGCTGCAGCCGCTGGGGCGTGTTCAGCAAGGTCACCCTGCCGCTGCTGTGGCCGTCGATGCTCGGTGGTGCGCTACTGATTGCCCTGCATATGCTGGTGGAGTTTGGCGCGCTGTCGATCCTAGGCCTGCAGACGTTCACCACGGCCATCTACCAGCAGTTCGAACTGGAGTTCAGCAATGCCAACGCGGCCATGCTGTCTGCTGTGCTGCTGGCGATGTGCCTGGTGATGCTTTGGTTGGAACTGCGCGTACGCGGCAAAGCCCGCCATGTGCGCATCGGCCAAGGCGTAGCGCGGCGCGCGCAACCCGTGCGGCTGCGGGGCTGGGCGGTGCTGGCGCAGCTGTTCTGCATTGGCCTGGCAGTGCTGGGCAGCGGTATTCCGCTGGCCATGCTCGGCTACTGGCTTAGCGTCGGTTCATCGGCAGCGTTCCCGGTGGCAGCCATTTCCAAGGCGCTGTTCACTTCGCTGTCGGTGTCACTTGGCGGTGCAGGTTTCTGTGTGTTGCTGGCCCTGCCGATCAGCTTCCTGGTGGTACGTTACAAAGGTCGCCTGGCGATCTGGGCCGAGCGCCTGCCGTACCTGTTGCACGCCCTCCCCGGCCTAGTGATTGCCCTGACCTTGGTGTTCTTCGCCCTGCACTACGTGCCGGCGCTGTACCAGACCACGGCATTGCTGCTGCTGGCTTATGCGCTGCTCTTCTTGCCATTGGCCCAGTCGCCAGTGCGCACCGCGCTGAACAAGGCCTCGCCGACGCTGGAGGAAGCCGCGCGCACGCTGGGTGCCAACAGCTTCGCGGCGTTCTGCCGGGTGACCTTGCCAATCATCTTCCCAGCCATGGCGGCAGCGTTTGCGCTGGTGTTCCTGGATGCCATGAAAGAGCTGACCGCTACCCTGCTACTGAGCCCGACCGGGATGACCACCCTGGCGACCGAGGTATGGGCACACACCGCCAACGTCGAATTCGCCGCAGCGGCGCCTTATGCGGCATTGCTGATTGTGGTGTCGGGGCTGCCGGTTTATCTGCTGACCACGCGGATGTACCTGAACAAGGCATGAGTCGTGTAGCCCTCATCACCTGCAAGGCAGCGATGAGGGCACCCCAGCCATCACGCGATATTGCGCAGCATGCGCCGCACGATTGGCCCGTGAGCCATGCCGACAGGCAGCATGTAGTAGCGACCGAAACGATTGAAGCACTGCACCGAGGTGGTGACGCTAAGGCGCTGCCGGCCTTGCTCTGCTTCATCCAGGTCCATGCTCACCATGACCGCCAAGTGCGTGTCACGTGAAGTCAGGACCAGTTGCTGGTCGCTGATCGCCTCAACGGTGAAGAAATCCAGAAGCCCACCCACTACCGGAGCCCGCTCGGGGTTAAGTGACGAGAAGCCGTGGATAGCAGCGACGTTGAACCGGCGCGAGATGAAGTCGCGCAGGCGGAAGGCTGCAGCCAACCAGCCCGGCACGTCCGAGGTCATGGCGTAATAGGCCTTGATGGCAGTCATTGGCGCAGTGACGTTTATGCCATCGCTATGAAGAAAATCCAGCTCCGCCGGAGCGGCGACCAGTTGGGCGGACATGAACAACTCCTTTTGTCACGTGTCGCCGCCATCATAGCAATGCCGCCCACGGAGTAACGGCCCTGTGTGCCGCTCCCACAACGCTCACCTTATGCCCTGAATTGTCCCAGGCTTGCCCGCAATTGCGCCGCCAAGTCATCCAGCACCTTGCTGCTGGC
Protein-coding regions in this window:
- a CDS encoding ABC transporter permease, whose translation is MTAALSEPAPVRFVPRRKRPSIWVVLPVLFLVAMSLLPLAYVAIKAWEAGWREALHLLWRPFVWGLMRNTLMLMVGVTLTCMVVGLALAWLLERSNLAGRRLWGVVLCLPFAVPSFVSSFTWVSLSSNFEGLGGAIMVMALSKYPLVFLPVAATLRNLDTSLEESARTLGCSRWGVFSKVTLPLLWPSMLGGALLIALHMLVEFGALSILGLQTFTTAIYQQFELEFSNANAAMLSAVLLAMCLVMLWLELRVRGKARHVRIGQGVARRAQPVRLRGWAVLAQLFCIGLAVLGSGIPLAMLGYWLSVGSSAAFPVAAISKALFTSLSVSLGGAGFCVLLALPISFLVVRYKGRLAIWAERLPYLLHALPGLVIALTLVFFALHYVPALYQTTALLLLAYALLFLPLAQSPVRTALNKASPTLEEAARTLGANSFAAFCRVTLPIIFPAMAAAFALVFLDAMKELTATLLLSPTGMTTLATEVWAHTANVEFAAAAPYAALLIVVSGLPVYLLTTRMYLNKA
- a CDS encoding DUF2867 domain-containing protein; translation: MSAQLVAAPAELDFLHSDGINVTAPMTAIKAYYAMTSDVPGWLAAAFRLRDFISRRFNVAAIHGFSSLNPERAPVVGGLLDFFTVEAISDQQLVLTSRDTHLAVMVSMDLDEAEQGRQRLSVTTSVQCFNRFGRYYMLPVGMAHGPIVRRMLRNIA
- a CDS encoding extracellular solute-binding protein gives rise to the protein MTIRPQPLMRTLAAAVLSLVIGAPAAMADAPVSLTMYNGQHKEIGEAIAKAYEAKTGIHIDIRKGSSNQLASQIIEEGDRSPADIIYTEESPPLNNLGELGLLAKIDDATANMMPKEYVGANGTWMGITARTRIVVYNPKKVDEKDLPTTVMDFANPEWEGRVGYVPTSGAFQEQAVAILKMHGREATEEWLTGLKAFGKTYTNNMVALKAVEKGEVAAVLVNNYYWYALERERGKLDTKLYYLADGDAGNLVTISGAAVVKASKHPKEAQALLNWMASEEGQRVITQTTAEYPLHKGMVSDRGLKPFNELRPPNISPADLGNAEEAIELEREVGLL